From the genome of Sander lucioperca isolate FBNREF2018 chromosome 1, SLUC_FBN_1.2, whole genome shotgun sequence, one region includes:
- the LOC116052490 gene encoding protocadherin alpha-3-like: MEQSGTDSWRQESKWVVLVLVFNLIFGNASGQIRYSISEEIKEGTAVGNIAKDLGIDYNILKARGFRIVSGSSEPLFQVNQDDGILYVNRNIDREEICQRTNVCLINLKSVLDNPLEIHYIAVEVLDVNDHSPSFPENNKRLEISESTLPGTRFQLHAALDPDGGVNSVQQYRLSPNNNFRLEVKDSGKDGKVPVLQIQSPLDRETSSSHKLLLTALDGGKPPKSGTMEIYIDILDVNDNAPVFTKDVYSAEINEDSPIGTIVIRVNATDMDDRLNGDVSYSFGNVNSKVRELFDVDPNTGEITVKGQLNYEVDDSYEINIQASDSGAVPFRTEKSVTVNIKDINDNAPVIEVTSLSNTISEDSRLGTTVALLSITDSDSGVNGKVISFAKGDVPFTLTPSIQDNMYAVVTNSQLDRENKSIYDVTVIAKDAGEPALTSVKTLRVVVSDVNDNSPEFSISRYNFYVTENNPPGMSVFYLTASDRDEGDNALISYNILRDAVYSNKVTSFISINSENGDISALKSFDFETVKTFQFQVVATDSGTPSLSSNVTVNVFILDQNDNAPVILYPVSSNGSAEGVEEIPRNVNAGHLVTKVRAYDADIGYNGWLLFSLQEVTDHSLFGLDRYTGQIRTLRSFTETDEAEHKLVILVKDNGNVSLSATATVVVKVVEPKEAFAASDVKSATKNEEENNVTFYLMITLGSVSTLFLISIIVLIAMQCSKTTDYTSKYLQETNYDGTLCHSIQYRSGDKRYMLVGPRMSIGSTIVPGSHGNTLVMPDRRSATEVRL; encoded by the coding sequence ATGGAACAAAGCGGAACGGACTCCTGGCGACAAGAAAGCAAATGGGTGGTACTCGTGCTGGTTTTTAATTTGATTTTCGGCAATGCATCTGGACAGATAAGATATTCTATATCGGAAGAGATCAAAGAGGGGACTGCTGTTGGGAATATAGCAAAGGATCTGGGAATAgattataatatattaaaagCAAGGGGGTTTCGTATCGTTTCTGGCTCCAGTGAACCCCTTTTCCAGGTAAACCAAGATGATGGGATTTTATACGTAAATCGGAATATTGACCGTGAGGAAATATGCCAGCGGACCAATGTATGTTTGATAAACCTTAAATCCGTGCTAGATAACCCACTGGAGATCCATTATATCGCTGTGGAAGTGTTAGACGTAAATGACCATTCGCCTTCTTTCCCGGAGAACAACAAAAGGTTAGAGATTTCAGAGTCCACCTTACCGGGAACCAGATTTCAGTTGCATGCTGCTCTCGATCCAGATGGTGGTGTAAATTCCGTTCAACAGTATAGGCTAAGTCCTAATAATAATTTTCGTCTAGAAGTGAAAGATAGCGGGAAAGATGGCAAAGTGCCTGTTTTACAGATACAAAGCCCGTTAGACAGAGAGACCTCCAGCAGCCACAAACTACTGCTCACAGCCCTGGATGGGGGTAAACCTCCTAAATCAGGGACCATGgagatatatatagacatattaGATGTGAACGACAATGCGCCAGTTTTTACAAAAGATGTCTATTCTGCAGAGATAAACGAGGATTCGCCAATTGGAACGATAGTCATACGAGTAAATGCCACAGATATGGACGACAGATTAAATGGAGATGTTAGCTACTCTTTTGGTAATGTGAATAGTAAGGTGCGCGAACTGTTTGATGTCGACCCGAACACAGGTGAAATAACTGTAAAAGGACAATTAAACTATGAAGTGGATGACAGTTACGAGATTAATATCCAGGCATCTGACAGCGGTGCTGTTCCGTTTAGAACTGAAAAAAGcgttactgtaaatattaaagacATAAATGACAATGCACCTGTAATTGAGGTAACGTCACTGTCGAACACAATTTCAGAGGATTCCAGACTAGGAACAACGGTAGCACTTCTTAGCATTACCGATTCGGACTCTGGAGTAAACGGGAAAGTTATAAGCTTTGCAAAAGGCGATGTCCCTTTCACACTAACGCCATCAATACAGGACAACATGTACGCTGTCGTGACAAATTCGCAGCTTGACAGGGAAAACAAATCGATTTATGATGTAACAGTAATCGCAAAAGATGCAGGCGAACCAGCCTTAACGTCTGTAAAGACATTAAGAGTTGTTGTTTCTGACGTTAACGATAACAGCCCAGAGTTTTCAATAAGCCGATATAATTTTTATGTCACTGAAAATAACCCTCCCGGAATGTCGGTGTTTTATTTAACGGCGTCTGATCGTGACGAAGGAGATAATGCTCTTATTTCGTACAATATTCTAAGAGATGCAGTTTATTCTAATAAAGTGACATCATTTATCAGCATAAACTCTGAAAATGGAGATATTTCGGCGCTAAAAAGTTTTGACTTTGAAACAGTGAAAACGTTCCAGTTCCAAGTTGTTGCCACAGATTCTGGAACTCCGTCACTAAGCAGCAACGTCACAGTGAACGTGTTCATTCTGGATCAGAACGACAACGCTCCAGTCATCCTGTATCCAGTCAGCTCTAACGGTTCTGctgaaggtgtggaggagaTTCCCCGCAATGTGAACGCAGGACACTTGGTGACTAAAGTCAGAGCCTATGACGCTGATATAGGATATAACGGCTGGTTACTGTTTTCACTGCAGGAAGTTACTGACCACAGTCTCTTTGGTTTGGACCGCTATACAGGACAGATCAGAACACTTCGCTCATTCACAGAGACAGACGAGGCTGAGCATAAACTGGTCATACTGGTGAAAGACAATGGGAACGTTTCACTCTCAGCGACAGCTACTGTGGTTGTCAAAGTTGTGGAGCCCAAAGAGGCTTTTGCAGCTTCTGATGTTAAAAGTGCAACAAAGAATGAGGAGGAGaataatgtgactttttaccTGATGATAACTTTGGGCTCAGTTTCAACACTTTTTCTCATCAGTATCATCGTGCTGATTGCAATGCAGTGCTCCAAAACCACAGACTATACTTCTAAATATCTACAAGAGACTAATTATGATGGGACACTGTGTCACAGCATCCAGTACAGATCTGGAGACAAACGGTACATGCTAGTAGGACCCAGAATGAGTATAGGATCTACTATAGTCCCGGGCAGCCATGGGAACACTCTGGTGATGCCTGACAGGAGATCAGCCACAGAGGTAAGGCTTTAA
- the LOC116052672 gene encoding protocadherin beta-15-like encodes MCCYITMVIERPTRRRFCSWIAFHLALLLFVGIRALAEIRYSIPEEVKDGTAVGNVAKDLGLDISSLFDRRFRVVSESKDAFFEVNQNNGALYVHKKIDREELCQGSGACLMELKVIVENPLEIHYVIVEITDVNDHSPSFPEKEQIFEIFEQTLPGKRFQLHTARDPDAGINSIRTYTLTSNEHFEVDIRQSDEDKIPFLVLKKSLDREQKDKHTLLVTAVDGGKPPRSGTLNVSIIVLDSNDNSPIFSQEIYQIEIQENVPVGTSIFQMNATDSDEGTNSEIEYSLGKIVKTKVYDIFELDKLTGEIRVKGVVDYEENDVYKLDIEASDKGTPPLTGECRVIIKIKDVNDNPPEIEVTSLSNTVSEDSKPGTMISLISFKDKDSGVNGKILSSITSDVPFVLKPSYKENIYSVVTKGFLDREEVSHYEITVKATDCGEPPLSTFKTLSIQISDVNDNSPHFGQNPLQFYLGENNVAGNSIFSVSATDNDFNENAAISYHIVRGGNQNDFMSFLNVNSDNGHISALKSFDFETLKTFQFQVVATDSGTPSLSSNVTVNVFILDQNDNAPVILYPVSSNGSAEGVEEIPRNVNAGHLVTKVRAYDADIGYNGWLLFSLQEVTDHSLFGLDRYTGQIRTLRSFTETDEAEHKLVILVKDNGNVSLSATATVVVKVVEPKEAFAASDVKSATKNEEENNVTFYLMITLGSVSTLFLISIIVLIAMQCSKTTDYTSKYLQETNYDGTLCHSIQYRSGDKRYMLVGPRMSIGSTIVPGSHANTLVLPDRRGTSGEVRKQSFIQYFLQAYTSLSVLCSKFAFHQVSKAFTTEESMKYHWHQSPKSLKCVVFLYRLY; translated from the coding sequence ATGTGTTGTTATATAACAATGGTGATCGAAAGGCCAACTCGAAGAAGGTTCTGCTCATGGATTGCTTTTCATTTGGCTCTACTGTTGTTCGTCGGAATACGGGCTTTGGCAGAAATAAGATACTCTATTCCAGAGGAGGTAAAAGATGGAACTGCTGTTGGAAATGTTGCGAAGGATCTTGGCCTTGATATCAGCTCTTTGTTTGACAGACGATTCCGCGTTGTTTCTGAATCTAAGGATGCATTTTTTGAGGTAAACCAGAACAATGGGGCTCTGTATGTCCACAAGAAAATCGACAGAgaggagctctgtcagggcagtgGTGCATGTCTAATGGAGCTAAAAGTGATAGTCGAAAACCCGTTGGAAATACACTACGTAATTGTAGAAATTACTGATGTAAATGATCACTCTCCTAGTTTTCCCGAGAAAGAAcaaatatttgaaatatttgaacAAACATTACCCGGAAAGCGATTTCAACTGCACACTGCTCGTGACCCCGATGCTGGAATTAACTCTATTCGTACATACACTTTGACGTCTAATGAACATTTTGAAGTAGATATCCGTCAAAGCGATGAGGATAAAATACCGTTTTTAGTGCTGAAGAAATCGTTAGACAGAGAACAaaaggacaaacacacactactgGTTACAGCAGTTGATGGAGGCAAACCTCCAAGATCAGGGACACTGAATGTTTCCATTATTGTTCTTGATAGCAATGATAACAGTCCAATATTTAGTCAGGAAATTTATCAAATAGAAATACAAGAAAATGTTCCAGTCGGCACTTCAATATTTCAAATGAATGCAACAGATTCCGATGAAGGCACCAATAGCGAAATTGAATACAGCCTCGGAAAAATTGTGAAGACAAAAGtctatgacatttttgaatTGGACAAATTAACCGGAGAGATTAGAGTTAAAGGAGTAGTGGACTATGAAGAAAACGACGTTTATAAACTTGACATTGAGGCATCAGATAAAGGAACACCTCCACTGACAGGTGAGTGTAGAGTCATTATAAAGATAAAGGACGTTAATGATAATCCACCGGAAATAGAAGTGACATCACTGTCAAATACAGTGTCTGAAGACTCAAAACCTGGAACAATGATTTCTCTTATCAGTTTTAAGGATAAAGACTCTGGTGTCAATGGAAAAATATTATCGAGCATAACCTCAGACGTGCCTTTTGTGTTAAAGCCCTCCTATAAGGAGAACATTTATTCAGTTGTCACGAAGGGATTTTTGGATCGAGAGGAGGTGTCACATTATGAAATAACAGTAAAAGCCACCGATTGTGGTGAACCTCCCTTATCGACTTTTAAAACCCTCAGTATTCAGATATCAGATGTAAATGATAACAGTCCACATTTCGGCCAAAATCCATTACAGTTTTATCTTGGAGAAAATAACGTTGCTGGAAATTCAATATTCTCTGTAAGCGCAACAGACAATGATTTCAATGAAAATGCAGCTATTTCATATCATATAGTTAGAGGAGGGAATCAAAATGACTTCATGTCTTTCCTAAATGTAAATTCTGATAATGGACACATTTCAGCACTAAAAAGTTTTGACTTTGAAACACTGAAAACTTTCCAGTTCCAAGTTGTTGCCACAGATTCTGGAACTCCGTCACTAAGCAGCAACGTCACAGTGAACGTGTTCATTCTGGATCAGAACGACAACGCTCCAGTCATCCTGTATCCAGTCAGCTCTAACGGTTCTGctgaaggtgtggaggagaTTCCCCGCAATGTGAACGCAGGACACTTGGTGACTAAAGTCAGAGCCTATGACGCTGATATAGGATATAACGGCTGGTTACTGTTTTCACTGCAGGAAGTTACTGACCACAGTCTCTTTGGTTTGGACCGCTATACAGGACAGATCAGAACACTTCGCTCATTCACAGAGACAGACGAGGCTGAGCATAAACTGGTCATACTGGTGAAAGACAATGGGAACGTTTCACTCTCAGCAACAGCTACTGTGGTTGTCAAAGTTGTGGAGCCCAAAGAGGCTTTTGCTGCTTCTGATGTTAAAAGTGCAACAAAGAATGAGGAGGAGaataatgtgactttttaccTGATGATAACTTTGGGCTCTGTTTCAACACTTTTTCTCATCAGTATCATTGTGCTGATTGCAATGCAGTGCTCCAAAACCACAGACTATACTTCTAAATATCTACAAGAGACTAATTATGATGGGACACTGTGTCACAGCATCCAGTACAGATCTGGAGACAAACGGTACATGCTAGTAGGACCCAGAATGAGTATAGGATCTACTATAGTCCCGGGCAGCCATGCGAATACACTAGTGCTCCCTGACAGGAGAGGGACATCTGGAGAGGTAAGAAAACAAAGTTTtatacaatattttttacaagcaTACACTTCTTTGTCTGTGCTTTGCTCAAAGTTTGCTTTTCATCAGGTCTCTAAAGCCTTTACCACAGAGGAAAGTATGAAATATCACTGGCACCAAAGTCCAAAATCTCTtaagtgtgttgtttttttgtacagattataCTAG
- the LOC116052673 gene encoding protocadherin alpha-8-like — MHMCCLITMGTDTKTRTKDCSWFAFCLALLLLFGKQALAQIRYSIPEEVQEGTVVGNVAKDLGLEITSLIARRFRVVSGSKDAIFEVNQNNGALYVHQHIDREELCQGSGACLMELKILVETPLEIHYVIVEIIDVNDHSPSFPEKEQTFEIAEQTLPGKRFQLHTARDPDAGINSIRTYTLTANDHFEVDIRQSDEDKIPFLVLKKSLDREQKDKHTLLVTAVDGGKPPRSGTLNISIIVLDINDNRPIFSQEIYQIEIQENVSIGTSIFRMNATDPDEGTNGEIEYGLGKTLRRKIYDIFELDKLTGEIRVKGIVDYEENDVYKLDVEASDKATSPLTGECRVVIKILDINDNPPEIEVTSLSNTVSEDSKPGTVISLLSVTDKDSGVNGKIITSITSDVPFELKPSYKENIYSVVTKGFLDREEVSHYEITIKATDCGEPPLSTFKTLSIQISDVNDNSPHFDQNPLQFYLVENNVAGNFIFSVSATDNDMNDNAAISYHIVSEGSQNGIMSFLNVNSDNGHISALKSFDFETLKTFQFQVVATDSGTPSLSSNVTVNVFILDQNDNAPVILYPVSSNGSAEGVEEIPRNVNAGHLVTKVRAYDADIGYNGWLLFSLQEVTDHSLFGLDRYTGQIRTLRSFTETDEAEHKLVILVKDNGNVSLSATATVVVKVVEPKEAFAASDVKSATKNEEENNVTFYLMITLGSVSTLFLISIIVLIAMQCSKTTDYTSKYLQETNYDGTLCHSIQYRSGDKRYMLVGPRMSIGSTIVPGSHANTLVLPDRRGTSGEVRA; from the coding sequence ATGCACATGTGTTGTTTGATAACGATGGGGACCGATACAAAAACTCGGACAAAGGACTGCTCCTGGTTTGCTTTTTGTTTGGCTCTACTGCTGCTGTTCGGAAAACAGGCTTTGGCTCAGATAAGATACTCTATTCCAGAGGAGGTACAAGAGGGAACTGTTGTTGGAAATGTTGCGAAGGATCTTGGCCTTGAAATCACCTCTTTGATTGCTCGACGGTTCCGTGTTGTGTCTGGAAGTAAGGACGCTATTTTTGAAGTAAACCAGAATAATGGGGCTCTGTACGTCCACCAGCATATTGACAGAgaggagctctgtcagggcagcggtgCATGTCTAATGGAGCTAAAAATCCTTGTTGAGACCCCGTTGGAAATACACTACGTAATTGTAGAAATTATTGATGTAAATGATCACTCTCCTAGTTTCCCTGAAAAAGAACAGACGTTTGAAATAGCTGAACAAACATTACCCGGAAAGCGATTTCAACTGCACACTGCTCGTGATCCCGATGCTGGAATTAACTCTATTCGTACAtacactttgacagcaaatgaCCATTTTGAAGTAGATATTCGTCAAAGCGATGAGGATAAAATACCGTTTTTAGTGCTGAAGAAATCGTTAGACAGAGAACAaaaggacaaacacacactactgGTTACAGCAGTAGATGGAGGCAAACCTCCAAGATCAGGGACACTGAATATTTCCATTATTGTTCTTGATATTAATGATAACCGTCCGATATTTAGTCAGGAGATTTATCAAATTGAGATACAAGAAAACGTTTCAATCGGCACTTCAATATTTAGAATGAATGCAACGGATCCCGATGAAGGCACTAATGGGGAAATTGAATACGGCCTTGGTAAAACATTGAGGCGAAAAAtctatgacatttttgaatTGGACAAATTAACCGGAGAGATTAGAGTTAAAGGAATAGTGGACTATGAAGAAAACGACGTTTACAAACTCGACGTTGAAGCATCAGATAAAGCAACATCACCATTAACAGGTGAGTGTAGGGTCGTTATAAAAATCCTAGATATCAACGACAATCCGCCGGAAATAGAAGTGACATCACTGTCAAATACAGTGTCTGAAGACTCAAAGCCTGGCACAGTTATTTCACTACTTAGTGTGACAGATAAAGACTCTGGTGTCAATGGGAAAATAATAACGAGCATAACCTCAGACGTGCCTTTTGAGTTAAAACCCTCCTATAAGGAGAACATTTATTCAGTTGTCACGAAGGGATTTTTGGATCGAGAGGAGGTGTCACATTATGAAATAACAATAAAAGCCACCGATTGTGGTGAACCTCCCTTATCGACTTTTAAAACTCTCAGTATTCAGATATCAGATGTAAATGATAACAGTCCACATTTCGACCAAAATCCATTACAGTTTTATCTTGTAGAAAATAACGTTGCCggaaattttattttttctgtaagCGCAACAGACAATGATATGAATGACAACGCAGCTATTTCTTATCATATAGTGAGCGAAGGGAGTCAGAATGGCATAATGTCTTTCCTAAATGTAAATTCTGATAACGGTCACATTTCCGCGCTAAAAAGTTTTGACTTTGAAACACTGAAAACTTTCCAGTTCCAAGTTGTTGCCACAGATTCTGGAACTCCGTCACTAAGCAGCAACGTCACAGTGAACGTGTTCATTCTGGATCAGAACGACAACGCTCCAGTCATCCTGTATCCAGTCAGCTCTAACGGTTCTGctgaaggtgtggaggagaTTCCCCGCAATGTGAACGCAGGACACTTGGTGACTAAAGTCAGAGCCTATGACGCTGATATAGGATATAACGGCTGGTTACTGTTTTCACTGCAGGAAGTTACTGACCACAGTCTCTTTGGTTTGGACCGCTATACAGGACAGATCAGAACACTTCGCTCATTCACAGAGACAGACGAGGCTGAGCATAAACTGGTCATACTGGTGAAAGACAATGGGAACGTTTCACTCTCAGCGACAGCTACTGTGGTTGTCAAAGTTGTGGAGCCCAAAGAGGCTTTTGCTGCTTCTGATGTTAAAAGTGCAACAAAGAATGAGGAGGAGaataatgtgactttttaccTGATGATAACTTTGGGCTCAGTTTCAACACTTTTTCTCATCAGTATCATCGTGCTGATTGCAATGCAGTGCTCCAAAACCACAGACTATACTTCTAAATATCTACAAGAGACTAATTATGATGGGACACTGTGTCACAGCATCCAGTACAGATCTGGAGACAAACGGTACATGCTAGTAGGACCCAGAATGAGTATAGGATCTACTATAGTCCCGGGCAGCCATGCGAATACACTAGTGCTCCCTGACAGGAGAGGGACATCTGGAGAGGTAAGAGCTTGA
- the LOC116052691 gene encoding protocadherin alpha-8-like: MCCLITMGTDTKTRTKDCSWFAFYLALLLLFGKQALAQIRYSIPEEVQEGTVVGNVAKDLGLEITSLIARRFRVVSGSKDAIFEVNQNNGALYVHQHIDREELCQGSGACLMELKILVETPLEIHYVIVEIIDVNDHSPSFPEKEQRFEIAEQTLPGKRFQLHTARDPDAGINSISTYTLTANGHFEVNIRQSDAGKIPFLVLKKSLDREQKDKHTLLVTAVDGGKPPRSGTLNVSIIVLDINDNRPIFSQEIYQISIQENVAAGTSIFRMNATDPDEDSNGEIEYSLGNTLKRQVYNIFDLDKLTGEIRVKGVVDYEENDVYELDIEASDKGTPPLTGECRVIIKIKDVNDNPPEIEVTSLSNTVSEDSKPGTVISLLSVTDKDSGVNGKIISYISNDVPFELKPSFKENTYSVVTKGFLDREEVSHYEITIKATDCGEPPLSTFKTLSIQISDVNDNSPHFDQNPLQFYLLENNVPGNFIFSISATDNDMNDNAAISYHIVRERSQNDMSFLNINSDNGHISALKSFDFETLKTFQFQVVATDSGTPSLSSNVTVNVFILDQNDNAPVILYPVSSNGSAEGVEEIPRNVNAGHLVTKVRAYDADIGYNGWLLFSLQEVTDHSLFGLDRYTGQIRTLRSFTETDEAEHKLVILVKDNGNVSLSATATVVVKVVEPKEAFAASDVKSATKNEEENNVTFYLMITLGSVSTLFLISIIVLIAMQCSKTTDYTSKYLQETNYDGTLCHSIQYRSGDKRYMLVGPRMSIGSTIVPGSHANTLVLPDRRGTSGEVRL; this comes from the coding sequence ATGTGTTGTTTGATAACGATGGGGACCGATACAAAAACTCGGACAAAGGACTGCTCCTGGTTTGCTTTTTATTTGGCTCTACTGCTGCTGTTCGGAAAACAGGCTTTGGCTCAGATAAGATACTCTATTCCAGAGGAGGTACAAGAGGGAACTGTTGTTGGAAATGTTGCGAAGGATCTTGGCCTTGAAATCACCTCTTTGATTGCTCGACGGTTCCGTGTTGTGTCTGGAAGTAAGGACGCTATTTTTGAAGTAAACCAGAATAATGGGGCTCTGTACGTCCACCAGCATATTGACAGAgaggagctctgtcagggcagcggtgCATGTCTAATGGAGCTAAAAATCCTTGTTGAGACCCCGTTAGAAATACACTACGTAATTGTAGAAATTATTGATGTAAATGATCACTCTCCTAGTTTCCCTGAAAAAGAACAAAGATTTGAAATAGCTGAACAAACATTACCCGGAAAGCGATTTCAACTGCACACTGCTCGTGACCCCGATGCTGGAATTAACTCTATCAGCACAtacactttgacagcaaatggCCATTTTGAAGTCAATATCCGTCAAAGCGATGCGGGTAAGATACCGTTTTTAGTGCTGAAGAAATCGTTAGACAGAGAACAaaaggacaaacacacactactgGTTACAGCAGTTGATGGAGGCAAACCTCCAAGATCAGGGACACTGAATGTTTCCATTATTGTTCTTGATATTAATGACAACCGTCCGATATTTAGTCAGGAGATTTATCAAATTTCAATACAAGAAAACGTCGCCGCCGGCACTTCAATATTTAGAATGAATGCAACGGATCCCGATGAAGACAGTAATGGAGAAATTGAATACAGCCTCGGAAATACCTTGAAGCGGCAAGTTTATAATATTTTTGATTTGGACAAATTAACCGGAGAGATTAGAGTTAAAGGAGTAGTGGACTATGAAGAAAATGACGTATATGAACTTGACATTGAGGCATCAGATAAAGGAACACCTCCACTGACAGGTGAGTGTAGAGTTATTATAAAGATAAAGGACGTTAATGATAATCCACCGGAAATAGAAGTGACATCACTGTCAAATACAGTGTCTGAAGACTCAAAACCTGGCACAGTTATTTCACTACTTAGCGTGACGGATAAAGACTCTGGTGTCAATGGgaaaattatttcatacatATCGAATGACGTGCCTTTCGAATTAAAGCCCTCTTTTAAGGAAAACACATATTCAGTTGTCACGAAGGGATTTTTGGATCGAGAGGAGGTGTCACATTATGAAATAACAATAAAAGCCACCGATTGTGGTGAACCTCCCTTATCGACTTTTAAAACCCTCAGTATTCAGATATCAGATGTAAATGATAACAGTCCACATTTCGACCAAAATCCATTACAGTTTTATCTTTTAGAAAATAACGTTCCCggaaattttattttttcaataagTGCAACCGACAATGATATGAATGACAACGCAGCTATTTCATATCATATAGTGAGAGAACGGAGTCAGAATGATATGTCTTTCCTAAACATAAATTCTGATAACGGACACATTTCAGCTCTAAAAAGTTTTGACTTTGAAACACTGAAAACGTTCCAGTTCCAAGTTGTTGCCACAGATTCTGGAACTCCGTCACTAAGCAGCAACGTCACAGTGAACGTGTTCATTCTGGATCAGAACGACAACGCTCCAGTCATCCTGTATCCAGTCAGCTCTAACGGTTCTGctgaaggtgtggaggagaTTCCCCGCAATGTGAACGCAGGACACTTGGTGACTAAAGTCAGAGCCTATGACGCTGATATAGGATATAACGGCTGGTTACTGTTTTCACTGCAGGAAGTTACTGACCACAGTCTCTTTGGTTTGGACCGCTATACAGGACAGATCAGAACACTTCGCTCATTCACAGAGACAGACGAGGCTGAGCATAAACTGGTCATACTGGTGAAAGACAATGGGAACGTTTCACTCTCAGCAACAGCTACTGTGGTTGTCAAAGTTGTGGAGCCCAAAGAGGCTTTTGCTGCTTCTGATGTTAAAAGTGCAACAAAGAATGAGGAGGAGaataatgtgactttttaccTGATGATAACTTTGGGCTCAGTTTCAACACTTTTTCTCATCAGTATCATCGTGCTGATTGCAATGCAGTGCTCCAAAACCACAGACTATACTTCTAAATATCTACAAGAGACTAATTATGATGGGACACTGTGTCACAGCATCCAGTACAGATCTGGAGACAAACGGTACATGCTAGTAGGACCCAGAATGAGTATAGGATCTACTATAGTCCCGGGCAGCCATGCGAATACACTAGTGCTCCCTGACAGGAGAGGGACATCTGGAGAGGTAAgactttaa